A window of the Physeter macrocephalus isolate SW-GA chromosome 7, ASM283717v5, whole genome shotgun sequence genome harbors these coding sequences:
- the ZFYVE28 gene encoding lateral signaling target protein 2 homolog isoform X4 → MMNRFRKWLYKPKRSDPQLLAQFYHADEELSQVAAELDSLDGRKDPQRCTLLVSQFRSCQDNVLNIINQIMDVCIPQDRAPRDFCVKFPEEIRHDNLAGQLWFGAECLAAGSIIMNRELESMAMRPLAKELTRSLEDVRGALRDQALRDLNTYTEKMREALRHFDVLFAEFELSYVSAMVPVKSPREYYVQQEVIVLFCETVERALDFGYLTQDMIDDYEPALMFTIPRLAIVCGLVVYADGPLNLDRKAEDMSELFRPFHTLLRKIRLTHITGIGRKEWRKRAEAVFKEITAKNFPKLKKNLCPQIQETVKENYKPDEHKTHLGLSQ, encoded by the exons CGGTCGGACCCGCAGCTGCTCGCGCAGTTCTACCACGCGGACGAGGAGCTGAGCCAGGTGGCCGCCGAGCTGGACAGTCTGGACGGGCGGAAGGACCCCCAGCGCTGCACGCTGCTCGTCAGCCAGTTCCGCTCCTGCCAG GACAACGTGTTAAACATCATTAACCAGATCATGGATGTGTGCATCCCCCAGGACCGCGCCCCACGGGATTTCTGTGTCAAGTTCCCCGAGGAGATCCGGCACGACAACCTGGCCGGCCAGCTCTGGTTTGGCGCCGAG TGCCTGGCCGCCGGCTCCATCATCATGAACCGCGAGCTGGAGAGCATGGCCATGCGGCCGCTGGCCAAGGAGCTGACGCGCAGCCTGGAGGACGTGCGCGGCGCCCTCCGCGACCAGGCGCTGCGGGACCTCAACACCTACACGGAGAAGATGCGGGAGGCGCTGAGGCACTTCGACGTGCTGTTCGCCGAGTTCGAGCTGAG CTACGTGTCGGCCATGGTGCCCGTGAAGTCCCCACGGGAGTACTACGTGCAGCAGGAGGTCATCGTGCTGTTCTGTGAGACGGTGGAGAG GGCCCTGGACTTCGGCTACCTAACCCAGGACATGATCGACGACTACGAGCCGGCCCTCATGTTCACCATCCCCAGGTTGGCCATCGTGTG TGGCCTCGTGGTCTATGCGGATGGACCCCTGAACCTGGACCGCAAGGCAGAGGACATGTCCGAGCTCTTCCGGCCCTTCCACACGTTGCTGCGGAAAATcag GCTGACGCACATAACTGGAAtcggaaggaaggaatggagaaaacGGGCAGAAGcagtattcaaagaaataacggccaagaattttccaaaattgaagaaaaatctcTGTCCGCAGATTCAGGAGACTgttaaagaaaactacaagccagatGAACACAAAACACATCTGGGTCTATCACAGTAA